The window ACCGGAACTTCGTCAGCATCGGCGGCCTGGCGGGCCAGGGTCAGGGCTTCGCGCATGGCGGCGTCGAGCGGGTGGAGGGGTTGCCTGGCGTCCTGGCGTGCCCCGGTGGCCCACACCGGCGGATCGAGACCGAGCCACTTCACGTCCTGGCCCACGGCGAGAAGCGGAAGGCGGGCGCGTTCGGCACGCGGAATCTTGAAGTCGGTCAACAGGTCGCTCACTTTTCGCGTGCCGCCCGGCAGCCGGATGCGGTCACCGTCCAGTTTGTGGCGCAAAGTCCAGCCGGCTGGAAGGGGGAAGTCAGGGTCAGCCCAGCGCAGGGGGCTCAGGTACAGTTGTCCACCGCTCACCGTGACCTGTGAACCGCCGGGGAGTGTCAGGTGCCGCGTCTCCCCGCGCTGAATGGCGCCCGTCAGGCTTTCGAGGTGGTGAACATGGGCCTCCAGCCCGGCGCGTTCCAGTTGCTGTTTGACCCAGCGGCGCAGCAGGGCGGGCGGTTCCTGCGCCAGTGGCGTGTGCGCCCTGATCTGCGCGGCCAGGCCGCTCAGCGCGCGGTCGTCTTCGCCGCTCCAGCGGGCCACACGGCTCAGGGCTTCCTCGGCGGCGGGGTAACGTGCCCGCAGCACCGGCATGACGGCCTGGCGAATCCAGGCCCGGTTGTAGGTGGGGTCGGCGTTGCTGGCGTCCTCGCGCCAGTCCTGGCCCAGTTCGTGCAGGTAAGTTTCGATGTCCTGGCGTGCAATGCCGAGCCAGGGGCGGCGAATGCGCTCACGCGCGGCCGCAATGCCGCTGAGAACAGCTTCGCCGCGCAGCAGCTGGGTCAGCACCGTCTCGGCCTGATCGCGGCGGGTGTGCGCGGTCAGGATGGCCTGCGCTCCCGTCTGCCGGGCCACGCGGGTCAGGAAGTCGTAGCGCAGGCGGCGGGCGGCGTCCTCGATGTTCCAGCCGCGTTTGCGGGCAACCGCCGCGACCTCCACGCGCACGCCGTGAAACGGCACGTCCAAGCGCGCGGCCAGTTCACGTACCCACCCAGCGTCCCCGGCAGAATCGGGCCGCAGGGCATGGTCAAAATGCACGACGACAGCTTCCGCCCCCACTTCCAGCAGCGCCCGCAGGAGGGCCACCGAGTCCGCCCCACCGGAAACGCCGACGACCACCCGCTGATTCACGAAGGGCTGGAGGGGTTCAAGGAGCACGCGGGACATCAGTGCAGTGTATAGAAGCGCTACGTATAGAAGCGCTACCATGCAGGGCATGACGCCGCGAGTTGGTCAACCTGCCCCGCCCTTTCAGGCCCGCAGTGACGACGGACAAATCCTCGACCTGACGGCCCTGCGCGGGCGCTGGGTGGTGCTGTACTTCTACCCGAAGGCCAGCACGCCGGGGTGCAGCATCGAAGCGCAGCGGTTCGAGCAGGCCCTGCCGGAGTTCGGGCGTTCAGGCGCGGCGGTGGTGGGCGTCAGCACCGACACGGAAGCCAGCCAGGCGAAATTCCGCGATCAGTGCCAGCTCAGTTTTCCGCTGCTGCCCGACGGCGACAAGGCAATCTGCCAGGCCTACGGGGTGCTGGGCGGCCTGAACGGCCTGCTGGGCGTGGCGGCCCGCCAGACCTTCCTGATCGACCCGCAGGGTATCCTGGTGCACCACTGGAAAAGCGTGAACCCGGCCAGTCACGCGGGTGAAGTGCTGCGCGTCCTGCACGAAAAACAGCAAAGCTGACCCCTGGAAGGTCAGCCTCACTTTGAGCATGGCGCTGGGGGCCTTCAGCCAGACCGTTCT is drawn from Deinococcus fonticola and contains these coding sequences:
- the tilS gene encoding tRNA lysidine(34) synthetase TilS, encoding MSRVLLEPLQPFVNQRVVVGVSGGADSVALLRALLEVGAEAVVVHFDHALRPDSAGDAGWVRELAARLDVPFHGVRVEVAAVARKRGWNIEDAARRLRYDFLTRVARQTGAQAILTAHTRRDQAETVLTQLLRGEAVLSGIAAARERIRRPWLGIARQDIETYLHELGQDWREDASNADPTYNRAWIRQAVMPVLRARYPAAEEALSRVARWSGEDDRALSGLAAQIRAHTPLAQEPPALLRRWVKQQLERAGLEAHVHHLESLTGAIQRGETRHLTLPGGSQVTVSGGQLYLSPLRWADPDFPLPAGWTLRHKLDGDRIRLPGGTRKVSDLLTDFKIPRAERARLPLLAVGQDVKWLGLDPPVWATGARQDARQPLHPLDAAMREALTLARQAADADEVPVGAVVMDAQGNIIGRGRNTSREHGDMTRHAELAALREASTVHGAYLMDCTLVVTLEPCPMCLGAALEARVGRLVYAASNPRSGALGGVTDLLRAHWGHRLEVRGGYRASEAARLLQGAFRKWREP
- a CDS encoding peroxiredoxin — encoded protein: MTPRVGQPAPPFQARSDDGQILDLTALRGRWVVLYFYPKASTPGCSIEAQRFEQALPEFGRSGAAVVGVSTDTEASQAKFRDQCQLSFPLLPDGDKAICQAYGVLGGLNGLLGVAARQTFLIDPQGILVHHWKSVNPASHAGEVLRVLHEKQQS